A genomic window from Alkalihalobacillus sp. AL-G includes:
- the comGC gene encoding competence type IV pilus major pilin ComGC yields the protein MKEVTGFVYNEKAFTLIEMMIVILIISILLLIAVPSMSKSNQIVKDKSCLATIDLIQSQVAAYQINEGTLPIDLNGMLTDGYIDQTTCPGGQQLEITFDGTVQKVGTP from the coding sequence ATGAAGGAAGTAACTGGGTTTGTTTATAACGAAAAAGCGTTTACTTTGATCGAAATGATGATTGTAATCTTAATCATCTCCATACTCTTGTTAATTGCAGTACCTAGCATGTCTAAAAGCAACCAGATTGTTAAGGACAAAAGCTGTTTAGCGACCATCGACCTCATACAAAGCCAGGTAGCGGCTTATCAGATTAATGAAGGAACGTTGCCAATAGATCTAAATGGTATGTTAACTGATGGTTACATTGACCAAACGACTTGCCCAGGCGGTCAACAATTGGAGATAACATTTGATGGTACCGTCCAAAAAGTCGGAACTCCTTAG
- a CDS encoding class I SAM-dependent methyltransferase, with the protein MTDRGSQIVQILDEKIQQAATMSISYADFIETVLYHQEHGYYRKTSTKIGTSGDFYTSSSVHPVFAWVFAEYFYKYLSENNPPYSICEIGGGNGSFAKEVLTYLKVTYPEFLIDLNYFYIDVSEDHLVKAQQELASFSCVSFFNSWEGVTQPFHGIVFSNELIDAFPVHVIEEDEGDIFEVRVTLDSTGKLIEKLVPLNNPMISEWLDWSGLALTEGQRLEAPLEMLDWIEQMSEFIDTGLLITVDYGYWDKDWQEPSHRRGSLRGYKNHQLIENPLLNAGQMDLTTHIHLDALLRKGEKVGFRSISSTRQREFLLNNGLFNFLHEHQNPDPFSKESRLNRAIRSFATPGGISDSFHVIVQEKRG; encoded by the coding sequence ATGACCGATCGAGGTTCGCAAATAGTACAAATCCTCGATGAAAAGATTCAACAAGCTGCAACAATGTCTATTTCATATGCGGATTTTATAGAGACCGTACTTTATCATCAGGAGCATGGCTACTATAGAAAAACGTCCACTAAAATTGGTACCTCTGGAGACTTTTATACATCAAGCTCCGTTCACCCAGTTTTTGCTTGGGTTTTTGCCGAGTATTTTTATAAATATTTAAGTGAAAATAATCCTCCGTATTCGATTTGTGAAATCGGCGGGGGAAACGGCTCCTTTGCAAAAGAAGTGTTGACGTATTTAAAAGTTACATATCCTGAGTTTCTTATCGATTTAAACTATTTTTATATCGATGTGAGTGAGGACCATCTGGTAAAGGCTCAACAAGAACTAGCTTCTTTTTCGTGTGTATCGTTTTTCAATTCATGGGAAGGAGTAACACAACCGTTTCATGGAATCGTATTTTCCAATGAGCTAATCGATGCTTTTCCCGTGCATGTAATCGAAGAGGATGAAGGCGACATTTTTGAAGTTCGTGTCACGCTTGATTCAACAGGGAAACTGATTGAAAAGCTTGTTCCGCTCAATAATCCTATGATTTCAGAATGGCTGGATTGGAGCGGACTCGCACTAACGGAAGGTCAGCGGCTTGAGGCACCGCTGGAAATGCTTGATTGGATTGAACAGATGTCGGAGTTCATCGATACCGGACTTTTGATTACAGTTGATTACGGTTATTGGGATAAAGATTGGCAGGAACCCTCCCATAGAAGAGGCAGCTTACGGGGGTATAAAAACCATCAATTGATTGAAAATCCGTTATTGAATGCTGGGCAAATGGACTTGACCACACATATTCACTTGGATGCTTTATTAAGAAAAGGTGAAAAGGTTGGATTTCGCTCAATATCAAGCACCCGTCAACGTGAATTTTTATTAAATAACGGACTTTTCAATTTTTTGCATGAGCATCAAAATCCAGATCCATTTTCTAAGGAAAGTCGGCTGAATCGAGCTATTCGTTCGTTTGCAACTCCTGGTGGAATCAGTGACTCATTTCATGTGATCGTTCAAGAAAAAAGGGGCTGA
- a CDS encoding MBL fold metallo-hydrolase, with translation MEAIKLKWKQLTVGPVQANCYIVWNSQDEALVIDPGSEGERINQELNNLNVKPIAILLTHAHFDHIGALEEVRKEWQIPVYLHPDEKDWPENPDLNGSSFFPMVKPVKASKADREIKHGQSLTLGHFTCDVLHTPGHSPGSVSFHFEGEGIVLSGDALFMGSIGRTDLPGGSHETLIKSIHNELLSLDEETLVLSGHGPTTTIGEEMNTNPFLNGFSL, from the coding sequence ATGGAGGCGATAAAATTGAAATGGAAGCAACTAACTGTAGGACCTGTCCAAGCCAACTGTTATATTGTCTGGAACAGTCAGGATGAAGCGTTAGTCATCGATCCAGGAAGTGAAGGGGAACGAATCAATCAGGAATTAAACAATTTAAATGTAAAACCGATTGCGATCCTGCTTACCCATGCACATTTTGACCACATCGGCGCATTGGAGGAAGTACGAAAGGAATGGCAGATCCCTGTTTATCTCCATCCAGATGAAAAGGATTGGCCTGAAAATCCCGATCTGAATGGTTCAAGTTTTTTTCCTATGGTTAAGCCTGTAAAAGCAAGCAAAGCTGATCGAGAAATAAAACATGGCCAATCGTTAACACTTGGACATTTTACATGTGACGTTCTACATACACCTGGGCATTCTCCTGGAAGTGTTTCCTTTCATTTTGAAGGTGAGGGAATCGTGTTAAGCGGGGACGCCTTATTCATGGGGAGCATCGGACGTACAGACTTACCAGGTGGAAGCCATGAGACCCTGATAAAAAGCATCCACAACGAGTTGTTGAGCCTTGATGAGGAAACCCTTGTGCTTTCAGGACACGGTCCAACAACTACCATTGGGGAAGAAATGAACACGAATCCATTTTTGAATGGTTTTTCTTTATGA
- the comGA gene encoding competence type IV pilus ATPase ComGA, protein MSVNAETKSEALLKRAISLGATDLHIVPKQRSALIQLRIDQRLYPLEEVPLSFSDRLISHFKFLSGMDIGEKRKPQNGAIHHYLPVNGNVHLRLSTLPSAYNEALAIRILLQEEKFHFTHLSVFPNILKQIYSLLHKPQGLLLFAGPTGSGKTTLLYSLLKEMQLQKKRQVITLEDPIEKKMDTVLQIEINEPAGVTYFEGFKSILRHDPDVIMIGEIRDEATAQLAIRASLTGHLVLSTLHAKNTIGCLYRLNDFGVHIEDLRQTLLGIVSQRLYELSCPYCGDTCSLFCMLRRQHRRMGVYELLNGPLLQTVMNKVQTRRPVSTSFPKVEDYLMRAIAMGYIPESHSDSVMELGYEKT, encoded by the coding sequence ATAAGTGTAAATGCTGAAACAAAAAGTGAAGCCCTGTTAAAACGGGCAATTTCTCTCGGTGCAACTGACCTCCATATTGTACCTAAACAAAGGTCGGCACTTATACAACTAAGAATTGACCAAAGGTTATATCCTCTTGAAGAAGTTCCTCTAAGCTTTAGCGATCGACTTATTTCACACTTCAAATTTTTATCAGGCATGGATATTGGAGAAAAGCGAAAACCTCAAAACGGTGCAATCCATCATTACCTTCCCGTAAATGGAAATGTACATTTAAGACTTTCCACACTACCATCCGCTTACAACGAAGCATTAGCGATCCGAATATTACTACAAGAAGAAAAATTCCACTTTACACACCTCTCTGTTTTTCCGAACATCCTGAAACAAATTTATTCCTTACTTCATAAACCTCAGGGATTACTGCTGTTTGCAGGTCCGACAGGTTCAGGAAAAACAACATTACTTTACTCACTTTTGAAGGAAATGCAGTTACAAAAAAAGCGACAGGTCATCACGCTTGAGGATCCTATCGAAAAAAAGATGGACACAGTTTTACAAATCGAGATCAACGAACCTGCTGGCGTCACATATTTCGAAGGGTTTAAATCCATTTTAAGACACGATCCTGATGTGATCATGATTGGGGAAATTCGTGATGAGGCTACGGCACAGCTTGCTATTCGTGCATCCCTGACCGGACATCTTGTTCTTTCAACACTTCATGCGAAAAATACGATTGGATGTTTGTATAGGTTGAATGATTTTGGGGTGCACATCGAAGATTTACGGCAAACATTACTCGGAATTGTGTCACAGCGGCTTTATGAATTAAGTTGTCCATACTGTGGTGATACCTGTTCATTGTTTTGTATGTTGAGGAGGCAGCATCGTAGAATGGGAGTGTATGAACTCTTAAATGGACCGCTCTTACAAACGGTTATGAATAAAGTCCAGACAAGAAGACCTGTTTCAACCTCCTTTCCTAAGGTTGAAGACTACTTGATGAGAGCAATCGCGATGGGCTACATTCCAGAATCACACTCTGATTCAGTCATGGAGCTGGGATATGAGAAAACGTAA
- a CDS encoding phosphate ABC transporter ATP-binding protein has protein sequence MELNSVIRCEKVTTEVLDQFTFCFPEKQMTTIIGPSGAGKSSLLMLLNRLNEPREGDIFYKERHIKDYPIIELRREIGIVFQSAYLFDGTVEENLKYGPSLQNRWNSDMTGRLLDLVDLPVSFKTRSVTSLSGGEKQRVALARTLANEPSILLLDEVTSSLDIKTTEIIEHLLQRIKDEDKITVVMVTHNIEQTKRISDFTMYLQDGCLIESGPTDQILEKPSTSQLQEFLKE, from the coding sequence ATGGAGTTAAATTCAGTTATACGATGTGAAAAGGTGACTACAGAAGTATTGGATCAGTTTACCTTTTGCTTTCCAGAAAAACAAATGACGACGATCATAGGACCATCCGGTGCTGGGAAATCCAGTTTGCTGATGCTGTTAAACCGTCTTAACGAGCCGAGGGAAGGAGATATATTTTATAAGGAAAGGCACATAAAGGATTATCCAATCATTGAATTGAGGCGAGAAATTGGGATAGTGTTTCAATCTGCTTATCTTTTCGATGGTACAGTTGAAGAGAATTTGAAGTACGGTCCATCTCTGCAAAATCGCTGGAATTCGGATATGACAGGTCGATTATTGGATTTAGTAGATTTGCCGGTTTCATTCAAAACAAGAAGTGTAACGTCCCTTTCCGGTGGAGAGAAACAGCGTGTTGCGCTTGCCCGGACACTAGCAAATGAACCAAGTATTTTACTGTTAGATGAGGTTACAAGCTCGTTAGATATAAAAACAACAGAAATAATTGAGCACTTGTTACAACGAATTAAGGACGAGGACAAAATTACAGTGGTGATGGTGACACACAACATTGAACAAACTAAACGAATCAGTGATTTTACAATGTACTTACAGGACGGCTGTTTAATTGAATCTGGACCTACTGATCAAATATTAGAAAAACCATCTACAAGTCAATTGCAGGAATTTCTAAAGGAGTAA
- the comGD gene encoding competence type IV pilus minor pilin ComGD gives MVPSKKSELLSPRGYTMLEMMMVLSILVVLTGVVFINLYSIKTNRELDQFIQLLTSDLHYAQQYALAEQVPVEVKFNNTKMQYIIRTGPSKIIKQVEYPDNVYFEEGTTSLSISYNNNGTIREGGTLLLRSKEETYKIVFHLGKGRFYIEQL, from the coding sequence ATGGTACCGTCCAAAAAGTCGGAACTCCTTAGTCCTAGGGGATATACGATGTTAGAAATGATGATGGTGCTTTCCATTCTAGTCGTCTTAACTGGAGTTGTGTTCATCAACTTATACTCAATAAAAACAAATCGTGAGCTCGACCAGTTCATTCAGTTGTTAACATCTGACTTACATTATGCTCAACAGTATGCACTTGCAGAACAGGTTCCAGTCGAGGTGAAATTTAATAATACGAAAATGCAATATATAATCCGTACGGGTCCTTCGAAAATCATCAAACAGGTCGAATATCCTGATAACGTATATTTTGAAGAAGGAACAACAAGTTTGTCAATATCCTATAACAATAACGGTACGATACGTGAAGGTGGGACATTACTGCTGCGCTCGAAAGAGGAAACGTACAAAATCGTCTTTCATCTTGGGAAGGGGCGGTTTTATATTGAACAATTGTAA
- a CDS encoding shikimate kinase, protein MDGGVMRAIYITGFMAAGKTSIGKELGIVLDLPVIDTDQYIEEKLSWDIPSIFERKGEVYFRDEEQAALLELPNENVIITTGGGIVLRKENRCFMKENGCVISLETSVNTIVNRLQNDLSRPLVTGKTRRELQQLFEQRQPYYHDADLIIDTEGKSIPRVASEIVGWIKTSGVVNTEY, encoded by the coding sequence ATGGACGGTGGTGTAATGAGAGCAATTTATATAACGGGCTTTATGGCAGCAGGGAAAACGTCCATCGGAAAAGAGCTCGGAATAGTGTTAGACCTGCCTGTAATTGATACAGATCAATATATTGAAGAAAAGTTATCATGGGATATACCTTCAATCTTTGAAAGGAAGGGCGAGGTATATTTCCGTGATGAAGAACAGGCAGCACTCCTGGAATTACCTAACGAAAACGTTATTATAACGACTGGAGGAGGGATCGTACTCCGAAAGGAAAATAGATGTTTTATGAAGGAGAATGGCTGTGTAATATCCTTGGAAACATCGGTCAATACCATTGTGAATCGACTTCAAAATGATCTGTCGAGACCACTTGTTACCGGTAAAACAAGAAGAGAACTTCAGCAACTATTTGAACAGCGACAGCCTTATTATCATGATGCAGACTTAATCATTGATACAGAAGGGAAGAGTATCCCAAGGGTTGCATCGGAAATTGTCGGGTGGATTAAAACGTCTGGTGTTGTCAATACTGAATACTGA
- the fetB gene encoding iron export ABC transporter permease subunit FetB, whose protein sequence is METNEITNLSLTFIIVFVIIPVSLSYWFSLGLSKSILWASFRGVIQLILIGYVLTFLFSIPDWQGITLWVSVMVIIASINAAKRGGNISNVWVVVFITIAITEVFVLALWLGFGYIAFTPEKVIPISGMVIGNSMIAIGLALERLQNEFKEERGRVLAALSLGATPKQSSSRIIRATLKAALIPNIDGLKTIGLVQLPGMMTGLILGGVSPLDAVKFQIIISLSIFVSVAVCAMLVTLILYKNYFNDKMQLIELQS, encoded by the coding sequence ATGGAAACAAATGAAATCACGAATTTGTCCCTAACCTTTATAATTGTATTTGTCATCATTCCTGTTTCGCTTTCTTATTGGTTTTCACTCGGTTTATCTAAATCCATCCTATGGGCATCGTTTCGTGGAGTTATACAATTGATTCTGATTGGTTATGTGCTTACGTTTCTTTTTTCGATACCGGACTGGCAGGGAATTACATTGTGGGTGTCGGTGATGGTCATAATAGCATCGATCAATGCTGCCAAGCGAGGCGGGAATATTTCAAACGTGTGGGTTGTCGTGTTCATTACCATTGCCATTACAGAAGTATTTGTGCTTGCTCTCTGGCTTGGGTTCGGGTACATTGCTTTTACACCGGAAAAAGTAATCCCGATCAGCGGAATGGTAATTGGGAACAGTATGATCGCAATCGGACTAGCGCTTGAACGTCTTCAGAACGAATTCAAAGAAGAACGTGGTCGAGTACTAGCCGCTCTTTCATTAGGCGCAACCCCAAAACAATCTTCTTCTAGGATTATAAGGGCAACATTGAAGGCTGCGCTGATTCCGAATATCGACGGATTGAAAACTATCGGACTTGTACAACTTCCCGGTATGATGACAGGTTTGATATTGGGGGGAGTATCGCCGTTAGATGCGGTTAAATTTCAAATCATAATATCACTTAGTATATTTGTTTCAGTTGCGGTATGTGCAATGCTTGTAACGCTGATCCTATATAAAAACTACTTTAATGATAAGATGCAATTAATTGAGCTGCAGTCATGA
- a CDS encoding M14 family metallopeptidase, translated as MKVIIRSGDTLWYFSRLFNVTLRLVIDSNPSLNPNALAVGSRVNIPGYISELYTIKSGDTFYKVSQVRKIPLDALLLLNPDTNPTALQVGQTITVPVRIVSSVVNPKQGYTYSIMSEHLRSLNEIYPFIRQRSIGESVLGKPIPEIQIGNGPKKVHFNASFHANEWITTSVVMNFLNDYLLALTNQWAIRGLDMSPFYDGVTLSIVPMVDPDGVDLVLEGPPENEYFHDYVLELNNWSYDFSGWKANIRGVDLNNQFPAQWWVEEARKPQNPAPRDYPGEKPLSEPETIAMAELTQQEDFDWVLAFHTQGEVIYWGYEGLEPPYAETIVEEFERVSGYEPIRFVDSYAGFKDWFIQEWQRPGYTVELGEGVNPLPLSQYDEIYEETLGIMLASLYM; from the coding sequence ATGAAAGTCATCATCCGATCTGGAGATACACTATGGTACTTTAGCAGATTGTTTAATGTAACTCTAAGGCTTGTTATCGATTCCAATCCTTCATTAAATCCGAATGCGTTGGCAGTTGGGTCTCGTGTTAACATTCCTGGATATATATCTGAACTATATACAATTAAGAGTGGTGATACGTTTTATAAAGTGTCTCAGGTCCGAAAAATCCCTTTAGATGCTTTATTATTATTAAACCCTGATACTAACCCGACTGCTTTACAGGTAGGACAAACTATAACCGTACCTGTTCGAATTGTAAGCTCGGTAGTTAATCCGAAACAAGGATACACGTATTCAATTATGTCCGAGCACTTACGGAGTCTGAATGAAATCTATCCGTTCATCAGACAAAGATCGATCGGAGAGTCGGTATTAGGGAAGCCGATTCCTGAAATCCAAATAGGTAATGGACCCAAAAAGGTTCATTTTAATGCTTCATTTCATGCAAACGAATGGATAACCACTTCAGTAGTCATGAACTTTTTAAACGATTACTTGCTTGCACTTACAAATCAGTGGGCAATTCGTGGTCTTGACATGTCACCCTTTTACGACGGTGTAACCTTATCGATTGTACCGATGGTTGATCCGGATGGTGTAGACCTTGTACTTGAGGGTCCCCCAGAGAACGAATATTTCCATGACTATGTACTCGAATTGAATAATTGGAGCTATGACTTTTCAGGATGGAAAGCTAATATCAGAGGAGTGGACCTTAACAACCAGTTTCCGGCGCAATGGTGGGTTGAAGAAGCACGGAAACCTCAGAATCCAGCACCGAGAGACTATCCTGGGGAAAAGCCATTAAGTGAGCCGGAAACCATTGCAATGGCAGAATTGACACAGCAGGAGGACTTTGATTGGGTACTTGCCTTTCACACTCAGGGGGAAGTGATTTATTGGGGGTATGAAGGGCTTGAACCACCGTATGCGGAGACCATAGTTGAAGAATTCGAGAGGGTTTCAGGATATGAGCCGATTCGTTTTGTGGATAGCTATGCAGGCTTCAAAGATTGGTTCATTCAGGAATGGCAAAGACCAGGTTATACGGTGGAGCTTGGTGAAGGGGTAAACCCATTACCATTGTCTCAATATGACGAAATTTACGAAGAAACTCTCGGGATAATGTTGGCATCACTATATATGTAA
- the comGB gene encoding competence type IV pilus assembly protein ComGB, with product MRKRNWNRLEQSKFLKELGMLLSKGYSVSNALVLLEVHYRSYSQYPVTDIIKDLKRGTPLFEVLEGKKVPSDILGYLYFASEQGKLSFGLLEGSRILQKREHLKKMFFRTIRYPLTLLAILSGMMFFLIRFLIPQFTSLFNSVNLKLPSITVALITVLQVIPYLCYFILVVIFLLAILYPFTHRKKSPHEQLLLALRIPMLSNYIRILVTQFFAFQFGHLLRGGLSVSQAIQLFENQHYVRLFQDEALFLKNELRGGKQLDEIFRCKTYFLPELAQVVAFGQSNGSLGNELTLFSEMLFSNLEERLHRNLNLIQPILFGVIGCLVLILFLTVMAPIFHLFQSL from the coding sequence ATGAGAAAACGTAATTGGAATCGCTTAGAGCAATCGAAGTTTTTAAAAGAGCTAGGGATGTTATTAAGCAAAGGTTATTCAGTTTCAAATGCATTGGTTTTACTGGAGGTGCATTATCGCAGTTATTCACAATACCCCGTAACAGATATCATAAAAGATTTAAAAAGGGGAACACCGTTGTTCGAAGTGCTTGAAGGCAAAAAGGTTCCAAGCGATATTTTAGGATATTTGTACTTTGCATCTGAACAGGGGAAACTATCGTTTGGATTGTTAGAAGGAAGCCGAATTTTGCAGAAGAGGGAACATTTAAAAAAGATGTTTTTCAGGACGATCCGATACCCGCTCACATTACTGGCTATCCTAAGTGGTATGATGTTCTTCCTGATTCGCTTTCTGATTCCCCAATTCACTTCATTATTTAATTCCGTCAACTTAAAACTCCCCTCCATAACCGTCGCCTTAATCACGGTTCTCCAAGTAATCCCATATCTCTGCTATTTCATCCTCGTAGTCATTTTTCTATTGGCAATCCTGTATCCGTTTACCCACCGAAAAAAATCACCACATGAACAGCTGTTATTGGCTCTCCGAATCCCAATGCTCTCAAACTACATTCGAATTCTGGTTACCCAGTTCTTTGCTTTTCAGTTTGGTCATTTGCTTAGAGGTGGGCTTTCTGTTTCACAAGCAATTCAGCTTTTTGAAAATCAACATTATGTCCGGTTGTTCCAGGATGAAGCGTTATTTTTAAAAAACGAATTGAGAGGTGGGAAACAACTCGATGAAATCTTTCGGTGTAAAACATATTTTTTACCTGAACTTGCGCAAGTCGTCGCTTTTGGTCAGTCAAATGGAAGCCTTGGAAATGAATTAACGTTATTCAGTGAAATGTTGTTTAGTAATTTGGAAGAAAGACTCCATCGGAATCTAAATCTTATTCAACCGATATTATTCGGAGTGATCGGCTGCCTTGTATTAATCTTGTTCCTTACAGTAATGGCGCCGATCTTCCATCTATTCCAATCTTTATGA
- a CDS encoding DUF2759 domain-containing protein translates to MGLAIIFGLVTLFALAACVRELKKKHVFSLGFAFLTFAVFGWFTVMTVLDTLSTGGWGGGH, encoded by the coding sequence ATGGGATTGGCAATTATTTTTGGCCTCGTAACCCTTTTTGCCCTTGCAGCGTGTGTTAGAGAATTAAAGAAGAAACATGTGTTTTCTTTAGGCTTTGCTTTTCTAACCTTTGCTGTATTCGGTTGGTTTACGGTGATGACGGTACTCGACACCCTTTCGACTGGCGGCTGGGGCGGCGGCCATTAA
- a CDS encoding YqzE family protein, with the protein MSTNDFVKYLTQQFVRHFDQPKEKRREKRTSRKDHKPPMSVQWFGLVPMAISMLIKRK; encoded by the coding sequence ATGTCAACGAATGATTTTGTAAAGTATCTTACACAGCAATTTGTCAGGCACTTCGATCAACCAAAGGAAAAACGCCGCGAGAAAAGAACAAGCCGCAAAGATCATAAACCTCCTATGTCTGTTCAATGGTTCGGGCTTGTACCGATGGCGATCTCCATGCTTATTAAACGAAAATGA
- the comGG gene encoding competence type IV pilus minor pilin ComGG, protein MKNESGYITALAIMMTLIILSVIAYNVKLLSSEQLFLQERKAWIQSDLYLQMGREDLVDKIKNEGIREGESGTFIYQDGKMQYETIKFSDEVYIFRLEVILNESGRATGFLYYNYVKKEVVKWTVV, encoded by the coding sequence ATGAAGAATGAATCCGGTTATATCACCGCATTAGCGATTATGATGACGTTAATTATTCTGTCTGTCATTGCTTACAATGTTAAACTGTTATCAAGTGAACAACTTTTTTTACAAGAACGAAAAGCCTGGATTCAATCCGACCTATACCTGCAAATGGGGAGGGAGGACCTTGTTGATAAAATAAAGAATGAGGGAATTCGTGAAGGGGAATCAGGTACTTTCATTTATCAAGATGGAAAAATGCAGTACGAAACGATCAAATTTTCGGATGAAGTATATATTTTTCGCTTAGAGGTAATTTTAAATGAATCTGGAAGAGCGACAGGTTTTCTGTATTATAATTATGTTAAGAAGGAAGTTGTGAAATGGACGGTGGTGTAA
- the comGF gene encoding competence type IV pilus minor pilin ComGF — MEKPGIEGYTLLEMMIALSVFLTIVSLTPTVFSVIYSTNDNALHDQEVFLFFEQTGKEIQGSLDAYIQSGILYLTQTDGSTVSYEKYGDRIIRKVDGNGFETMVQNINGFSPKTSTNTVEIIIQVQGLTYSHSSLLVQPISNESIVQ, encoded by the coding sequence GTGGAAAAGCCAGGGATTGAAGGATATACACTGCTAGAAATGATGATTGCTTTGTCGGTATTCCTCACCATTGTCTCACTGACACCGACTGTATTTTCCGTAATTTATTCTACGAATGATAACGCGTTGCATGATCAAGAAGTCTTTCTCTTTTTTGAACAGACTGGAAAGGAGATCCAAGGATCATTGGATGCTTATATACAGTCCGGAATACTTTACCTTACACAAACAGATGGCTCAACAGTGTCCTATGAAAAATATGGAGACCGGATCATTCGAAAGGTTGACGGCAATGGATTTGAAACGATGGTTCAAAATATTAACGGTTTTTCACCTAAAACCTCAACTAATACTGTTGAAATAATTATTCAAGTGCAGGGGTTAACTTATAGCCATTCATCGTTGCTCGTACAACCAATAAGCAATGAAAGTATCGTTCAATGA
- a CDS encoding DUF2626 domain-containing protein, with translation MARMYRMMGFWTAVIAVMAYVGDMQAFSLLFVGQTVMFVALGYLNLSERMYIYIFGAYLTVFFIGFSYWSIFMMTPGSGGH, from the coding sequence ATGGCAAGAATGTACCGCATGATGGGATTTTGGACGGCAGTTATCGCAGTTATGGCTTATGTAGGTGATATGCAAGCGTTCTCCCTTTTATTTGTAGGGCAAACAGTTATGTTCGTTGCACTAGGATACTTGAATTTATCTGAAAGAATGTATATCTATATTTTCGGTGCATATTTAACGGTCTTTTTTATCGGGTTCTCATACTGGTCCATTTTCATGATGACCCCTGGATCAGGCGGACACTGA